A region from the Stygiolobus caldivivus genome encodes:
- a CDS encoding FAD-binding oxidoreductase — MKCNELVKPTSYDDLIEIIKESNKENKKIHVLGLGKHHVRESEFDICVSTELLNSILESSISDLYVTVQSGVTTKELQAYLSEKNLFFPSSYDGTIGGLLSTNFPSPFSIWFPYPKDLILGAKIITGDGKLIKSGSKTTKFSSGYKIWKTLAGTLGTLGVYVELNLKVLPKPEKIVSLKVDRPEEVLYENPWGIVSTLGSSGVTHYAIFAGFSTYIERISKNRESVEGVIHTELECERVFGIVVSRGAEVQVLEKLSSGVAFYGSGYIRTCDERALSLRDKGYTVIIERGCRENEDCLGYSYTSLQILKNSLDPNHVLCSGIAFDC, encoded by the coding sequence ATGAAATGTAACGAGCTCGTAAAGCCGACCTCCTATGACGATTTAATTGAGATAATAAAAGAAAGCAATAAAGAGAACAAAAAAATACACGTATTAGGACTTGGAAAGCATCACGTCAGAGAATCTGAGTTTGATATTTGCGTGTCTACTGAACTACTTAACTCGATTTTGGAAAGTTCTATCTCAGACCTTTATGTAACAGTCCAAAGTGGGGTCACAACAAAAGAACTTCAGGCTTATCTGTCTGAAAAAAACTTGTTTTTCCCTTCCAGTTATGATGGTACAATAGGAGGGCTGCTCTCTACTAATTTTCCTTCTCCGTTTTCAATCTGGTTTCCATATCCTAAAGACCTCATTCTAGGTGCTAAGATAATTACGGGAGACGGGAAACTGATAAAGAGCGGGAGTAAGACTACAAAATTTTCAAGCGGCTATAAGATATGGAAAACTCTGGCAGGTACCTTGGGCACGCTAGGCGTTTATGTAGAGTTAAACCTCAAGGTACTACCTAAGCCAGAAAAGATAGTATCTTTAAAAGTTGACAGACCAGAAGAAGTATTATATGAAAACCCTTGGGGAATAGTCTCTACTCTAGGTTCTTCAGGCGTTACCCATTATGCGATATTTGCTGGGTTCTCAACTTATATCGAAAGAATATCTAAAAATAGAGAGAGTGTCGAGGGGGTTATTCATACCGAACTAGAATGTGAGAGAGTTTTTGGGATAGTAGTATCGAGGGGAGCTGAAGTACAAGTCTTAGAAAAACTTTCCTCAGGAGTTGCGTTTTACGGTAGTGGGTATATTAGGACTTGCGATGAAAGGGCTCTTTCATTACGAGATAAAGGTTATACCGTTATAATCGAGAGGGGGTGTAGAGAAAATGAGGACTGTCTGGGCTATTCGTATACGTCGCTTCAAATACTGAAAAATTCATTAGATCCCAATCACGTTTTATGTTCGGGTATAGCTTTTGACTGTTGA
- a CDS encoding acetoin utilization protein AcuC codes for MHKTAFVWDDQYLEYSFPGDHPFKSLRESMAKKFLEERGAFHQIDLVKPVMINEDLLYKVHAREYVEFVKKKSADGSGYLDEGDTPAFKGIYESALIRTSGTVTAIKILDKYDHSVNIGGGFHHAKYSSASGFCVFNDVALGIKIAEEKFKKIALVDIDGHHGDGTQLLLANDTNVLKISLHMFHKGFFPGSGDAEEIGEGEAKGLTVNIPLPPGTGDDMYLYAFNEIAVPKLESFKPDLVFILNGGDSHFTDPLVELKLSNKGYLDIIKKIHDISHKYNAKIVMTGGGGYNYESTAKIWTLSIAELAKLDFSEFLDLEDCCYIASSEFVKKKVIEIVEKLKKIHGL; via the coding sequence ATGCACAAGACGGCGTTTGTTTGGGATGATCAGTATTTGGAGTATTCATTCCCCGGCGATCACCCCTTTAAATCCCTCCGTGAGTCTATGGCCAAGAAATTCTTAGAAGAAAGAGGAGCTTTTCACCAAATAGATCTCGTAAAACCAGTCATGATCAATGAAGATTTACTATACAAAGTCCACGCCAGAGAGTATGTAGAATTTGTAAAGAAAAAGAGCGCAGATGGAAGTGGGTACCTAGATGAAGGTGATACTCCAGCTTTTAAGGGGATATACGAATCCGCTTTGATAAGGACTAGCGGCACAGTAACCGCAATAAAGATCCTTGACAAATACGATCACTCAGTAAATATAGGCGGAGGGTTCCACCACGCTAAATATTCGTCTGCGTCGGGTTTCTGCGTATTTAATGACGTAGCCTTAGGGATTAAAATAGCTGAGGAAAAATTTAAGAAAATAGCCTTGGTAGACATAGACGGACATCACGGAGACGGGACACAATTACTTCTCGCAAACGATACAAACGTACTTAAAATTTCATTACATATGTTCCATAAAGGGTTCTTCCCCGGATCAGGGGATGCTGAAGAGATAGGTGAGGGAGAGGCGAAGGGGCTTACTGTCAACATTCCGTTACCACCTGGAACAGGTGACGATATGTACTTGTACGCTTTCAACGAAATAGCGGTTCCCAAACTCGAATCCTTTAAACCAGACCTAGTGTTTATACTCAATGGAGGTGACTCTCACTTTACAGACCCGTTAGTAGAGTTAAAATTGTCAAATAAGGGGTATCTAGATATTATAAAGAAAATCCACGACATTTCCCATAAGTATAACGCAAAAATAGTGATGACCGGTGGGGGAGGTTATAATTATGAGTCTACCGCGAAGATATGGACTCTGTCAATAGCGGAACTGGCTAAATTAGATTTTTCTGAGTTCTTAGATCTAGAAGATTGCTGTTACATCGCCTCCTCAGAATTCGTAAAGAAAAAAGTAATAGAAATAGTGGAAAAACTAAAGAAAATTCACGGATTATGA
- the purT gene encoding formate-dependent phosphoribosylglycinamide formyltransferase: MEIGTPLLEGAKKILWLGGGELGKEMVIEAQRMGLETVVVDRYDMAPAMHVSHRKYVVNMLDGEAIKSIIRKEHPDAIITEIEAINTDALLELEQEGYRVMPNARAVKICMNRLELRRLAAEKVKVPTTAYAFAETPEEVKKACKDIGYPCLIKPEMSSSGHGHEIVNNEIEIDEKFKEALSHARGKSSKVIVEEFVNVDKELTVLTYRYPLANGGAQTKTIPPIEHQRPKDVYYYVESWHPYTVDEDVASRAREYATRVVDELGGFGIFGVEILISGNRVLFSEVSPRPHDTGLVTLASLDINEFQIHIRSAIGLPTPEVKIASPAAAHVILSNNEKWAPKFINVEKALEIPGVQVRLFGKPSTYYKRRMGVVLATGKDIDEAKEKARKASSLILVS, encoded by the coding sequence ATGGAAATAGGAACACCTCTTCTTGAAGGCGCTAAAAAAATACTCTGGCTAGGTGGTGGAGAGTTAGGTAAAGAGATGGTTATTGAAGCTCAAAGGATGGGTCTTGAAACGGTTGTGGTTGACAGATACGATATGGCGCCTGCAATGCACGTGTCACACAGGAAGTATGTAGTAAACATGTTGGATGGGGAAGCCATTAAAAGTATAATAAGGAAAGAGCACCCAGACGCTATAATCACGGAAATAGAGGCTATAAACACCGATGCATTACTGGAGTTAGAACAGGAAGGCTATAGGGTAATGCCCAATGCTAGGGCTGTGAAAATATGTATGAACAGACTAGAGCTGAGGAGGCTAGCTGCTGAGAAGGTTAAGGTACCTACGACAGCTTATGCATTTGCAGAAACCCCAGAAGAGGTCAAAAAGGCATGTAAAGATATCGGATATCCTTGCCTTATAAAGCCCGAGATGAGCTCTAGTGGCCACGGCCATGAGATAGTTAATAATGAGATCGAGATAGACGAAAAATTCAAAGAGGCATTATCCCATGCTAGAGGTAAGAGTTCAAAGGTAATAGTAGAAGAGTTTGTCAATGTAGATAAGGAACTCACGGTGCTAACGTATAGGTACCCGCTCGCAAACGGCGGGGCACAGACAAAGACGATCCCACCAATTGAGCACCAGAGGCCTAAGGACGTCTATTACTACGTAGAATCCTGGCACCCTTATACTGTTGACGAAGACGTAGCATCTAGGGCGAGGGAATACGCTACTAGAGTAGTAGATGAATTAGGCGGATTTGGAATTTTTGGGGTCGAAATACTGATTAGCGGTAATAGAGTTCTATTTAGTGAAGTTTCGCCTAGGCCACACGACACAGGGTTAGTAACTTTGGCTAGCCTTGATATAAACGAATTCCAGATCCATATAAGGAGTGCTATTGGTCTTCCTACTCCCGAGGTGAAGATAGCATCACCCGCTGCTGCTCACGTGATTCTTTCTAATAACGAGAAGTGGGCCCCTAAGTTCATTAACGTAGAGAAAGCGTTAGAGATACCGGGTGTACAAGTGAGGTTATTCGGAAAACCTTCAACCTATTATAAGAGAAGGATGGGTGTTGTGTTGGCTACCGGTAAGGACATAGACGAAGCTAAAGAGAAAGCTAGAAAAGCGTCCTCATTAATATTAGTTTCATAA
- a CDS encoding 2-oxoacid:ferredoxin oxidoreductase subunit beta translates to MEALKQFKPEWSDWCPGCGNFGIINAEQQAIMELGLNSERVVIVSGIGCSGKLPHFMRIPVSGVHTLHGRALAFATGIKLSNPSLEVIVNGGDGDLLGIGVGHFVSIGRRNTDITVIVHDNGVYGLTKGQASPTLLRGIKTKSLPKPNINDAINPLFLALSAGYTFVARGYAYDVKHLKELIKRAIKHKGLALVDVLQPCPTYNDINTKEWYDKRIYKLDNDTGWDPVVKAESETKDKLKKAIDKSFEWGDRIPIGVFYENELIPSFEERIKQNSPSYSQYYPAAQQIEIDRKPNTLVEDILKEKRVEY, encoded by the coding sequence ATGGAGGCGCTTAAACAGTTCAAGCCCGAATGGAGTGATTGGTGTCCAGGTTGCGGTAATTTTGGTATAATAAACGCCGAACAACAAGCTATTATGGAGTTAGGCTTAAACTCAGAAAGGGTAGTTATAGTTTCAGGTATAGGGTGCTCTGGTAAGTTACCTCACTTCATGAGAATCCCAGTGTCTGGAGTCCATACTCTTCACGGTAGAGCATTAGCTTTTGCCACCGGTATCAAGTTATCTAACCCGTCTTTGGAGGTTATTGTAAACGGAGGAGACGGTGACTTATTGGGGATAGGAGTGGGACACTTTGTATCAATTGGGAGAAGAAATACCGATATCACAGTTATAGTACACGATAATGGGGTCTACGGACTTACTAAAGGACAAGCATCACCGACCCTTTTAAGGGGGATAAAGACAAAGTCATTGCCTAAGCCGAATATTAATGATGCAATTAACCCGTTATTCTTGGCGTTATCAGCGGGGTATACATTCGTAGCTAGGGGATATGCTTATGACGTTAAACACTTAAAAGAATTAATAAAAAGGGCTATAAAGCACAAAGGGTTAGCGTTAGTTGACGTGTTACAACCATGCCCTACCTATAATGATATAAATACTAAAGAGTGGTACGATAAGAGAATTTACAAGCTGGATAATGACACTGGTTGGGATCCAGTAGTTAAGGCTGAATCTGAGACCAAAGATAAACTAAAGAAAGCAATAGATAAGAGTTTTGAGTGGGGGGACAGGATACCTATAGGAGTATTTTACGAAAACGAGTTAATCCCCTCTTTTGAAGAGAGAATAAAGCAAAATTCCCCCTCTTACTCTCAGTACTACCCCGCTGCTCAACAAATAGAAATAGATAGAAAACCGAATACTCTAGTAGAGGATATCCTTAAGGAAAAAAGAGTAGAGTATTAG
- a CDS encoding carbon-nitrogen hydrolase family protein, whose product MKFAIVQPTNTFTAIQLTDEALKAGAEVILLPEKWVRHLDEVPLTDFQRLAKKYTSYVIPGAVEDGVSVISPVIDPNGEVKGIAKKIHLFEEEKNRLFPGSSTVIFTYRGIKIGIAICYDVDFPEVIRQMFAKGVEVVLVPSKIPQDGIELWREYLRVRVLENRIAIVNANTLQLPEYPGMSVVYIPMKKGRYVYAEKVAEMSSSENYLIIDINPLHYMDLRVSRLKEYSNFEINEIS is encoded by the coding sequence TTGAAATTTGCGATAGTTCAACCAACTAATACTTTCACAGCGATTCAGCTTACCGACGAGGCATTAAAAGCAGGTGCAGAGGTAATCTTACTGCCTGAAAAGTGGGTAAGACACTTAGATGAAGTACCACTTACAGATTTTCAGAGGCTTGCAAAAAAGTATACTTCGTATGTGATTCCGGGAGCTGTAGAAGACGGTGTATCAGTTATATCACCGGTAATAGACCCTAACGGAGAAGTAAAGGGGATAGCGAAGAAGATTCACCTATTTGAGGAAGAGAAAAATAGGCTTTTTCCAGGGTCCTCGACTGTAATATTTACGTACAGAGGGATAAAGATAGGGATAGCTATTTGTTATGACGTAGATTTCCCAGAAGTAATAAGGCAAATGTTTGCAAAAGGGGTAGAGGTCGTCCTAGTCCCTTCAAAGATACCCCAAGATGGTATTGAACTATGGAGAGAATATCTGAGGGTAAGGGTACTAGAAAATAGGATAGCCATAGTAAATGCTAACACGTTACAACTACCCGAGTACCCGGGCATGAGTGTAGTCTACATACCTATGAAGAAAGGTAGGTACGTTTACGCTGAAAAAGTAGCAGAGATGAGTTCAAGCGAAAACTATTTAATAATTGACATAAACCCGCTCCATTATATGGACTTAAGAGTAAGCAGGTTGAAAGAATATTCAAATTTCGAAATAAATGAAATATCATAA
- a CDS encoding CBS domain-containing protein, whose amino-acid sequence MMSIKELIEEPKVVVTYSDRIREIVTKMRDNNQWVVPVVKDKEVIGILSYNDLLRKRISPESKVINLMSPLLSVNEDDDIQRVVAKFYTTKARAIPVINNKRRLVGMITREKLLAYFLNSGDFAKTKVREYMNSPVITVNAEDSVARARWLMSNNNITKLPVMEEKKVSGIVSARDIVDRLYSSGGKKKSSILTEEERLMALPVKEIMNYPVVTTKGDESVEKAVDIMLSKKISGMPVLEGEYLVGMFSGIDAISIIAKKYQMEIPIEAKLIGELKQGDMKALIDGILERYLSRLEKLTDIINFKVTFKEESKSEGKKLYQVTARAVTKMGDFVTKDSDWDPVTAVRKAVEKLEERVQKELRKMETSRRKPKAEES is encoded by the coding sequence ATGATGAGTATAAAAGAATTGATTGAGGAACCGAAAGTAGTAGTCACTTATAGTGATAGGATCAGGGAAATAGTAACTAAGATGAGAGATAATAACCAGTGGGTAGTGCCAGTAGTAAAGGATAAAGAAGTAATAGGAATTTTGAGCTATAACGACTTACTCAGGAAAAGGATAAGCCCAGAGTCTAAGGTAATAAACTTAATGAGCCCTTTACTGTCTGTAAATGAAGATGATGACATACAAAGAGTAGTAGCTAAGTTTTACACCACAAAGGCTAGAGCAATACCGGTGATTAACAATAAGAGGAGATTGGTAGGAATGATCACGAGGGAGAAGCTCCTAGCTTATTTCTTAAATAGCGGTGATTTTGCAAAAACTAAAGTACGTGAATATATGAACTCACCCGTAATAACAGTGAATGCCGAAGACTCCGTAGCCCGTGCTAGGTGGTTAATGAGTAATAATAACATAACGAAGTTACCTGTAATGGAAGAGAAGAAAGTGTCTGGTATAGTATCAGCAAGAGATATAGTAGACAGACTCTACAGTAGTGGTGGAAAGAAAAAATCGTCTATACTTACTGAGGAAGAGAGACTAATGGCTTTGCCCGTAAAAGAGATAATGAATTATCCGGTAGTAACTACCAAGGGGGATGAGAGTGTCGAAAAAGCTGTAGACATTATGCTTTCAAAAAAGATTTCAGGTATGCCCGTATTAGAAGGTGAATATTTAGTAGGGATGTTTAGCGGGATAGACGCAATATCTATAATTGCTAAGAAGTATCAAATGGAAATACCGATCGAAGCCAAACTTATCGGCGAGCTCAAGCAAGGAGATATGAAGGCTCTGATCGACGGTATTTTGGAAAGATATCTTTCTAGGTTAGAAAAGTTAACTGACATAATAAACTTCAAAGTTACTTTTAAAGAAGAATCTAAGAGCGAAGGAAAGAAGCTCTATCAGGTCACCGCACGTGCTGTTACTAAAATGGGTGACTTTGTGACTAAAGATAGTGATTGGGACCCCGTAACGGCAGTAAGGAAGGCTGTGGAGAAATTAGAGGAAAGAGTACAGAAGGAATTAAGAAAAATGGAGACCAGCAGAAGGAAACCAAAGGCAGAGGAGAGTTGA
- a CDS encoding xanthine dehydrogenase family protein molybdopterin-binding subunit — translation MRRNDLYELLIGKGSYVDDLPFKGYYGVFVRSPYPHARILKIGTKEVEEKGGLVFTANDLIFQRGEKQENEGSSLLTLPLAYKKVRYEGEPIALVIADDLYKAQDLAELIDIEYEPLEPVTNVDEAMRNEVLVFEEVKSNVVYEKTLEFGSIPTNDKRLDLELYWSRSSGNPIETFGAIVYPDGTVLSNAQAPKYLAEEVSKISGKKVKLVPVRAGGSFGSKFSLAPYLSVLAQASDKFKVPIKWIETRTEHLKGSNSSGPERKFKINVYYKENGIITGLDFKIFEDIGASLYNGQAFKPSGILAGPYKIKNIRYEVKLVATNKNPPGAFRGAGTPPHTWALERIMDKLSDELGVDKAEIRKRNLIDIFPYEAPYTFYDSGDPHTLLRMAMERNDIWSLREKGYGVGLACSTDPSTPSGTEGVKIQLKGGKVVVKIGYSPEGQGNEHTAIVLVSQILGVPESNIEVEMLDSDSALPSFGPGGSRMAVFMAGAIKGAGEELIKTISQRIKREMGEETTFSKGYFITSSGKRIHISQVDNVEVSYTYSHQGKSRFNAYPFACDLAVVKVDKETGLIKPVKLIIFIDPGTPLDEELVKEQVIGGSAIGVSLALYEAYRYGTQGELLTTSLMDYGIPTALDLPEFEVQIVPSPSPFTPLGAKGIGEIPVGVAAAAITSAVEDLTGKKINSVPIDKEILYSG, via the coding sequence ATGAGGAGAAACGATTTATATGAATTACTCATAGGTAAGGGAAGCTACGTAGACGACTTACCATTTAAAGGGTATTATGGAGTTTTTGTAAGGAGCCCTTATCCACATGCTAGGATCCTAAAAATCGGGACTAAAGAAGTTGAAGAGAAAGGTGGACTTGTATTTACCGCAAACGACCTAATTTTCCAAAGAGGGGAGAAGCAGGAGAATGAAGGCTCTTCACTCTTGACTCTTCCTTTAGCTTACAAGAAGGTCAGGTATGAGGGCGAACCAATAGCGTTAGTTATAGCCGATGATCTTTATAAGGCACAAGACTTAGCCGAGTTAATCGACATTGAGTATGAGCCCTTAGAACCTGTAACAAATGTAGACGAAGCCATGAGAAATGAAGTATTAGTATTTGAAGAAGTGAAGAGTAATGTAGTCTATGAGAAGACTCTAGAGTTCGGCTCCATACCTACCAATGATAAAAGGTTAGATTTAGAGCTATATTGGTCAAGGTCTTCAGGTAACCCCATAGAAACTTTCGGAGCTATAGTATATCCTGACGGTACCGTCCTTTCTAACGCTCAAGCTCCTAAATATCTAGCTGAGGAAGTGAGTAAAATTAGCGGTAAAAAGGTAAAGTTGGTGCCGGTAAGAGCCGGGGGGAGTTTCGGCTCTAAATTTTCATTAGCACCTTACCTATCAGTCTTAGCCCAAGCTTCAGATAAATTTAAAGTCCCTATAAAGTGGATAGAAACAAGAACTGAACACCTAAAAGGTTCTAATAGCTCCGGCCCCGAAAGGAAATTTAAAATAAACGTTTACTATAAGGAAAACGGAATAATAACGGGCTTAGATTTCAAAATATTTGAAGATATAGGTGCTAGCTTGTATAACGGACAAGCGTTCAAGCCGTCCGGTATATTAGCAGGGCCTTACAAAATTAAAAACATAAGATATGAGGTTAAACTTGTAGCTACTAATAAAAACCCGCCTGGAGCTTTTAGAGGCGCAGGAACGCCTCCTCACACTTGGGCCTTAGAAAGAATAATGGACAAGCTGAGCGATGAACTGGGAGTTGATAAAGCTGAAATAAGGAAAAGAAATTTGATCGATATATTCCCTTATGAAGCCCCTTATACGTTTTACGACTCTGGTGATCCTCATACTCTCCTCAGGATGGCTATGGAAAGAAATGACATATGGAGTTTGAGAGAGAAAGGGTATGGAGTAGGTCTTGCGTGTTCCACAGATCCGAGCACCCCTTCTGGCACTGAAGGAGTGAAAATCCAATTAAAGGGAGGAAAGGTAGTTGTTAAAATAGGTTATAGCCCAGAAGGACAAGGTAATGAACACACTGCAATAGTCTTAGTTTCACAGATACTCGGGGTTCCCGAAAGTAACATAGAAGTTGAAATGTTAGATAGTGACTCTGCACTACCGTCTTTTGGTCCAGGTGGAAGTAGAATGGCTGTTTTCATGGCAGGTGCTATAAAAGGAGCTGGAGAAGAGCTGATCAAGACAATTTCTCAAAGGATAAAAAGAGAAATGGGAGAAGAGACCACGTTCTCAAAAGGGTACTTCATAACAAGCTCAGGTAAAAGGATCCACATAAGCCAAGTAGATAACGTAGAGGTTTCCTACACTTACAGTCATCAGGGGAAATCTAGGTTTAATGCATATCCTTTTGCTTGTGACCTCGCAGTAGTAAAAGTAGATAAAGAAACGGGGTTAATTAAACCGGTAAAACTCATAATCTTTATAGACCCCGGGACGCCCCTTGATGAAGAGTTAGTGAAGGAACAAGTTATAGGTGGCTCAGCAATAGGTGTGTCTTTAGCCTTATACGAAGCTTATAGATACGGAACCCAAGGAGAGCTTTTAACCACTTCCCTTATGGATTACGGTATTCCAACTGCATTAGATCTTCCAGAATTTGAAGTCCAGATAGTGCCATCACCATCTCCTTTCACCCCTTTAGGTGCAAAGGGTATAGGGGAGATACCAGTAGGGGTAGCGGCTGCAGCTATCACAAGTGCTGTAGAGGACTTAACCGGTAAGAAGATAAATTCCGTACCTATCGACAAGGAGATATTATACTCCGGGTAA
- a CDS encoding 2-oxoacid:ferredoxin oxidoreductase subunit alpha, with protein sequence MRLTWMIGGAQGTGIDTSATVFGNAIASAGYYIFGNREYYSNIKGRHSYFTLTISDRRVKSNTQNVDILVSFDAETVFHHFADVKSFLIYNKSVENVKLDTVQTMEEETKERVKKVLGQRGLDATVSSALKYVEGNGVKLIPVNYDEITKKIADEFKVPLSVVDRVKNTIGIAVSYKLLGLDIDFLIKASDRIFKQDLYKKLNAKAVEEGYSAVTSVYDLKPLKVSDERYWLDGNTAVAIGKIYGGLRFQSYYPITPASDESTYIEAHQEVLMVDPKTGDKIKGTVVVVQSEDEIAAINMAIGAALSGVRAATATSGPGFSLMVEGLGWAGMNEVPVVITYYIRGGPSTGLPTRTGQSDLLFPLFAGHGEFPKIVIASGDHAEAFKDALWALNLAEKYQTPVIHLVEKTLANSYSTVPKHELGLDKLDIDRGKLISKADLSYRRFKVTQDGISERAPLGTTLMYYTGDEHNEMGHISEDPENRVIMYEKRMKKLEIADQEIPEESRLKVIGNKDSKNAIITWGFAGSVLEDIINESGLDATAIQIRMFSPFPSRLVTKLLSGRDKVIAVEGNYLAQASSLVTMFTGITPTNYVLKWNGRPFLKDELENGLRQVINENVKKVVLYGGA encoded by the coding sequence ATGAGATTAACGTGGATGATTGGCGGGGCACAAGGCACCGGAATAGATACTTCAGCTACGGTTTTTGGAAACGCTATAGCCTCTGCAGGCTACTATATATTCGGAAATAGGGAGTATTATTCTAACATTAAAGGGAGACATAGTTATTTCACGTTGACTATTTCAGATAGACGAGTTAAGAGTAATACACAAAACGTTGACATACTGGTTTCTTTTGATGCTGAAACAGTTTTTCACCACTTCGCAGACGTAAAATCTTTCCTTATTTACAACAAGTCCGTAGAAAACGTTAAGCTTGATACGGTACAAACTATGGAGGAAGAGACAAAAGAAAGGGTAAAAAAGGTATTAGGTCAAAGAGGTCTTGACGCCACAGTAAGTTCAGCGTTGAAATACGTAGAAGGCAATGGAGTAAAGTTAATTCCTGTGAATTATGATGAAATTACAAAGAAGATAGCAGATGAGTTTAAGGTACCCCTTTCTGTAGTTGATAGGGTAAAAAACACAATAGGTATAGCAGTCTCTTACAAACTTTTAGGTCTAGACATAGATTTCCTAATTAAGGCAAGCGACAGGATATTTAAGCAAGACCTTTATAAGAAGTTAAACGCTAAGGCGGTAGAAGAAGGGTATTCTGCTGTTACGTCGGTATACGATTTAAAGCCCCTTAAGGTAAGTGATGAAAGGTATTGGCTTGATGGGAATACGGCAGTAGCGATAGGTAAGATTTATGGCGGACTGAGGTTCCAATCGTATTATCCTATTACGCCTGCATCAGATGAAAGCACTTACATCGAGGCACATCAAGAAGTACTAATGGTTGACCCTAAGACCGGGGATAAAATAAAGGGGACAGTAGTGGTTGTCCAGTCGGAGGATGAAATAGCCGCGATAAATATGGCTATTGGTGCTGCATTAAGCGGAGTTAGAGCAGCTACGGCGACTTCGGGACCTGGCTTTTCGCTAATGGTCGAAGGGTTAGGATGGGCAGGTATGAATGAGGTCCCAGTAGTCATAACGTATTATATTAGGGGCGGTCCTTCAACTGGTCTGCCCACAAGGACGGGGCAGTCGGATTTACTATTTCCTCTATTTGCTGGACACGGTGAATTTCCGAAGATAGTAATAGCGTCAGGTGACCACGCTGAAGCGTTTAAAGACGCCTTATGGGCACTAAATTTGGCTGAAAAATATCAGACACCGGTTATTCATCTAGTCGAGAAAACTTTAGCAAACTCATATTCTACTGTCCCTAAGCACGAGTTAGGACTAGACAAACTGGACATTGATAGAGGGAAATTAATAAGTAAAGCCGACCTTAGTTACCGTAGGTTTAAAGTAACACAAGATGGCATATCTGAAAGAGCTCCCTTAGGTACTACGCTAATGTATTACACTGGTGATGAACATAACGAAATGGGCCACATCTCAGAAGACCCTGAGAATAGGGTCATAATGTATGAAAAGAGGATGAAGAAGCTTGAAATAGCAGACCAAGAGATACCTGAAGAGTCTAGATTGAAGGTAATTGGTAATAAGGACTCTAAAAACGCGATTATTACATGGGGGTTTGCGGGTTCTGTGCTTGAAGACATAATAAACGAATCCGGGTTAGACGCTACAGCAATCCAGATAAGGATGTTTTCACCATTCCCGTCTAGGTTGGTTACAAAATTACTAAGCGGTAGGGATAAGGTTATTGCAGTAGAGGGAAACTATCTGGCACAAGCGTCGAGTCTAGTCACAATGTTTACCGGGATCACCCCTACTAATTATGTGTTAAAATGGAACGGCAGGCCCTTCTTGAAGGACGAACTAGAGAACGGTCTAAGGCAAGTAATTAATGAGAACGTTAAAAAGGTGGTGTTATATGGAGGCGCTTAA